The nucleotide sequence AGTGGGGTGGGGGGACAGTTTAGTCAATACCATTTTGTTATAACACTGCGCATTTCCTCTTCAGTTTTTTTCGCCATTATCAAAAGTCAGAGATGAACAGAATGGTGCGCTGGAACTGCACGATGTTCAGGAGAAGCAAAGGTGCTAACTAGTTGCATTACTgatctcaatttttttcttattgttcATTTAAAATGTTATCATTGACATATGCATCTACTTAATTTTGGGCCCCCAGAAAATTACGGTTCCTATATTTGATAGCCCGACTTCATGACATGTTGACTAACCACATGATCGATGTGAGGAGtaagaaagaaaacaattcCTTTACCTAATTGATGTTTCTAAGAGTTTTAGTTGTTGGATATTCTGCATATATATGACATGAAAACTTCTGAAAGAAACCCTTTTCCTTCTTCCTCTACAATAACAATTGCTTGCGTTAATTTCAGGTCAAAGGATTCGTTTTTAAATATGGCAGCTGGAGCAAATGAAGAGGTACAGATTGTCATTAtagattgttttatttttcgaGTGTCTTATGCGTTTAACTGATTGCCCTTTGTTTTTGTGGTTAATATGCACATTTTCAGGCCAGTCATCGAGTGGGACATGATGAGAGACAGCCACTTCTCCCCACCTAGATCGACCtgctgtaagtttttttttccttctctattTGAATTAAGGTGCTATGACGAAATCCTggttatctatttttatatatttaacaaGATATTTTGTTAATATGCTAAATGATTTTTGCTTCTCTAGTTATTAATATACTTCAGTTTTTAGTATTTATAGCCTAAGCAGTTCCTTCTGTTCGGTGCAGAAGAAATATCACGTACTTCTATTTGAATACCCCACTTTCTAATGATTTATTTATGACCCATTTTATACCTTGAGTAGTCCACTGGTTTTTTATATTTGCGCATATTATTGCAGGAATTTTCGAAGAATGTTTTTTGGTGATATCTCATAGCTATGGTCCGCACAGTTTAAAGTcgtaataaagtaaaaaaatattttgctgCCTTTCTGGGATACCTTTCCGCAGAAAGTATTTCTTTAAGAGGTTTCATAAAGGCAGGCATGAATTATGGGCATCGTGAGCTGGTGAACAAGCCACTGCTTTCCGTTGCTGAAGATTTTGATAGAGCATAGAAAATGGATTCGTATGAGCTTTGCCATATCAATGTGGATTTACTTGTACTACATTTATTCTTTATATCTTGGACATTCAATTTCTCcgtattatatttgttttcctGGTATATTTACCTCAACCCATTCTATCTATATTGTGTtattctgtcaaaaaataatattgttattcTTTACATTTATTACATAATGTGTTCATTTCGTTTTTATGACAATAATGGTTGATAACGAACATGAGGATTCCGTTCTTTCTTGTAGAAAATGATACATGTATATGTTGTTTCTATATTGGTATCTGGTATACTTTGGGTCTTGTTCATCTATTTTAGACATCCATTAGAACACATATAggggtatatatatattttttaatatataacagGGATacatagtattattattttgagtGATAAATATAGGGTGTTCAAAGAAGGAAAAACTTGAGGCATCAATCATTACAAATAGGGGTGGAAATAAGTTAGGTCAATTGACATGAGCCTACGATCTAACCTACATTAGCTTCAAGTCATGcgaatttatttgagaattttttacTTCCTCTCTACCCTTCTCGCTTGCTATATGTTTTATCCATTTTATCCCCATTTGGATTCTAGAAACTGAACAGGAAGAACATGCATTGGTTTCTAGCATCCGAGCAATGCCAAGTGCCAACAGCAAACATATCAAACCCCTTTCCCTTGCTTTTCCATTTTTGTATGTTTGTTTTTAGATTTAAATCCAACCAAGGTCTTAATAaaagcataaataaaataaaaaatggaaaagattCAATGACCAGAACTATAATAGATTATCATAGTCGTCAAATTCTAACTCAACTAAtcatgtcaaaattgttaggttgGACATctataacaacaataacaatcaaGCCTTATGCTACTAGGTGAAGttggctacatgaatcaaattaaGTCATAATGTTCTATCCATAAATTATATTTGGATTCAACTCATTAACCTAAaaatctttcctaatagtttctcttatattaagattaaaaaaaaaagtttctctTATAGTATTTCTCGGTCTTCACCTACCTCTTTTGATCTAACTTTCttccatttgatctactcttcaTACTACAATATATTCTACAAGTCTTCGCTACCAAACCACCTAAGCTTATCTTCTACCattttttctactataggtgcctctctctctctctctctctctctctctctctctctctctctctctctcatcttatctcgtctagtcttaccactcattCAACACAATATTCTCATCCCCACTACGCTAACTTGATTCTCGTGTTGTTCGATAGAATTTTCCTTCCAACTAAgactcttctccatttcaaccatCCAACTTGAGTAAGATGACTTACATCTACTTCTATTTCTCCGTCACTTTGTACTATAGGTCCAAAATATTCAAACCGTGCAACTTAAGCatgatatgatctccaactttcaTCTTCGATGTAGAACTACTTTGTATTTTGCATGTATCAAATTAATCTTGTGTCTTCCATCATGTGATAACTTGAggaagttattaaaaaaatagcaacCTTGGACTTaacctcattttttttatcgttTGATGTTTCATAAGTGTGCCATAATAATGCTGTTTTGAAGTTTGATGTGACAAACTGGTCGTTGAGAAATATCACACATGTTCATTCCCTATTATTAAAATAGAGAGTTAGGTTTCGTGGTTATTTTCATTACCTATATATGTGAGTCACAACTTCATATAAATGCCAAATTTGTACTCTTGCAACTTTAATTTTGATGGAAGTGAAAGAAATCACCACAACTCTAATGATTTCCAATAGCAAACTTAGCATAGGGATATAACAATTGTGCATACAATAGGCACCGCGACCAACTATATGAAAAAACATTATGGGGGATAAGAACTTTATGGTATATTTTCACACTGATGGGTTTGCGTTTCTGTTTCCAATCTGATATAATAGGGTGTTAACAAGATTAATGAGTCTAGAAGAATTATATACCCGGATTCAAACATAATGATTTATTTGATATCAAGTTTCGTCCctaatccttatttattaattttgttaggtttgaagcaatttaacctaattttttcccgctcatttgctttattaggtttacaattatttaacttaacaaattcaatctaaaaaaaatgcatcgcaccaatttcattcctatcctcttgccttttttttttaaggaaatattttctacacttatttgttgttgcacgtttgttctagaaactatgaacatatcttatttattaattttgttaggtctgcaacaatttaacctaacaaattccatctaaaatgCAGCGCAtcaatttaacctaacaaatttcatttaaaatgcAGCAATCCCTAATATTTctcaattatatattgcattttattattcgtatgtcaatccctttacaataaacccGAACAGAACACGGGtaaaaaatctaataaatttttaatagcAATATCAGTTCTCCATAATATTGGAGTAgtccttctttaaaaaaaaaaaaaaaaaaatgaatacttTTAGTCCTCAAAATAGTCCACATATACTTTTAGCTCGTAATTTATGCACTAAGAAGAtgggaaaaatatatattttcacacACTAAATAAACTGATGCATGACAATACTTGTAAATTTTGTTTCTATAGTAGGTAGAGGTGAAGTGCTCAATAATTTGGGCTATTAAACTCATCCATTATCATTCTTTCTAAACCTAATTGATCATAAGTTTTTATCCCAAATGGTTGGTGGGAATGACCTCAAATATCTTTTCGGCGTCCCACTTTGTTGTGccattaacaaaaataaagacttaatatatcatttggtcccttaacttatttttcgtttttattttggtcctctaactataaagtgtctcaaatTGATCCCTTATGTCTTCTGTCATTTATTGTTTTGGTCCTCTCCATTAGTTTTTTAACTTCTagtatttttaatatgattataaCCGTTTGATTGTTAGGTCCATAGTATATTATAGTGAACCACCCATATCtgatttttttcccttctcttCTTTTCCTTCCCTATTCTTCCTcttgatcttcatcatcttcaacattattcatataacaaaacaaaaatgctaTCATTTATGAAATCATCTCTCCAGATCCTctattttcaacaaaaacaaacaataatttcttcatcatcaacaacaatagcaacctttttaacaacaataaacacccaatttcaatttcaacaataattccatcaacatcaacaatgttTTCTTCAACaggagcaacaacaacaacaacctcaacatcaaaattttcatcaatcCCTTGCTTCtaattttcatcttcatcaatctcaaataaaaactcaaaattaaatGTTGATAAAACCCAGAAATCAAAACCCTACCATACACGCAACTTACAAAGGCTAAATTGAGAAATTGGTAATAGCATAGATAACATATGGAATTCCAGGGAGATAACCCAAAAGGTTCAGCTTATCTTCTCCCTCCTTCTTTCCCACACCCCTcacttttcttctccctcttctcacTTACGGTTTTACTGCCTCCAAGTAAAGGTTCAGCTGAACTGGAAGAGGCTAGACTGAAGGGAAGTTTTTAGTTTAGCTAGCCTCAACAACCTTCTTCTCAAAGGAATTTGTCGCAATAAAATTGGCCTCTCGTGAAGCATCTCTTCACTCACAGAAATGGCAGCAATTAtgataataacaataatcaaaataacacattaaaaaaaagaccCAAACCCTAGATTCCCAAAGTGTATTGAATTGAATCCTCCAACCAAACAAAAACCCCTAAAAACAAACACTGAATTTGAAAAAGACTAGTTTATTACATGATATTGAAGAAAATATCAAATACAAGATAAAAGGGTTTCGAAATTAGAAGCAAAGAGGTTGTTTAACGAAGAGAATTAGCGAGTCCGACGGGATTGATTGGCGAAACAATAAGGTGTAAAGGGATTCAAGTCAGGACCGAAAACGCGAAGGTTGTGAACAACGAAGATTTGTAAGAtttcttttttatgaatgaTTATGGTTCTGGtggtaatttttttaggaatgattatgttgatgaagatgaagaagaatatgggagaagaagatgaagaaaggtgAGAAAAATATTAGGTGTCAGTGGTTTACAGTAAAATACAATAGATCCTTTGTGATCCAACAATtctcttttaaagaaaaaatcaaaaggttaaaatttaaaaatgtaattagGTCTATGGTGTACCACCTTTAAACATGGTTCACCTTAaacatttgatgttaaaaactaacggagaggaccatAACAGTAAACGACATAAAACCTAAGGGACCAatttgagacactttatagttaggggaccaaagtgaaaatgaaaaataagctaagggaccaaatgatgtattaagccaaaaACAAACTACGaaattgaataagaaaaaaaaaacaaactaccAAACCTATTACCCCAAGAGTAGAGACACATATATCAGAAGGAGATCCCACTCAAAGGCAACCAAACATAGCCCATCCCCAACAGACTACTGGTCCCAACAGATATTTGGTTCTACCACTAACTCATAATAGGGGCAAGAATGCTCATAGTGTCTCTCAAAAAATCATTATCAAGaggtaaatttaattttatcaccAATTGCTCTACAATCATTGTCCTATCATAGAACAACAAATCATTATGAGGAGGTCAATTAGACCACACAAGTGAATGTCAAAAGATCAACAAGAAGCCACACTTAGCTTTCTCTCGCCCAAGAAACACACAATACCcctaaaaaatacataacaacTGCTTCGAGAGAACTAACTCCCAACCTAACTACCTAAAAATATTATACCAAAGCCTAGATGCAACTGCACAAGTCACGCACAAGTTATTAGCAAACTGCGCCTCCAACCCACACAAGGCACACAAAGTAGCCGCATGGTCATGCAACACTCTATGGCTCAAAAGATTTACTCTAGTTGGAATCCTACCAAGGAGGAGTTATCAAGAAAACACTTGCACCTTTGAAGGAGTTAAACTCTTCCAAATCATGGGCAAAGTGTTAAACAACTTGAACACAATACTCCCCGATCCAAAGTAGGTCTCATAAAGGTAACCATAAGCATAACAAACcgaaaaaaaaaacccatatGAATTAAGCTTCCAAgacctcaaaatccaaaatttcatcgtttagattaatttttttcttttttttaatttataatatcttagaaaaattcaaaaaattttgcattagttttatttgatttttaggattttttttgtggtatttttatattttatttgacaaattttcatcattttttattttgtttttttgttgtttttaaaagcaatatTCGCAACTGGTTAAATGGAATAGATTCTGATTGttgtttatatataaacatatttcaaattatattcAAACACATTTGTACTTTGTTATGATTAGAAATCTGAAACctcataaatatttttgtaaaaaaaaatataggcaTGTAAGAAATGCATAATTTTGTATGATGGAACCCATATGAAAATATGGGCCAATGATCCGACCCATTTTGACTAAATTGAAAAGGGTAATAAAataagactattactttttccaccctatgacCTTCTCCCGcaccctgtaaaatttttaaaaatgtcctTGTGCATCAGACTCTCTCATATCAAAATTCGaattcatgtttactatttcgaattttataatccggacaattcttatgtataatcagccatcagactctttcacatttcagcagttttgagttttgcttttaaaaacaacaaaaaaaaaatgctaaaaacctgacaaataaattcataaaaatagcactaaataaaaatcaaataaaactaatgcaaattttttcggatttttctgagaatatgaaaaaattaaaaaaaaaaatgaaaaataggtctaaacgatgaaattttgaattttgagagGTGGAGTCTTGTAAGAAGTCCCTTCTATGAGAGtcatggtccttgaattttttctgattttctggggaagtttcggagcaatccgatcaagtagtccgaaaacccaatttttgactaagaacaagtaacaatgacccaaaacagaaggatgagagttaggaagattaatgtTGTTcctaaaatgactatccatgttacaaacatgtttagcatttgtgctgatacagttcaGATTATTTAATCCGAATTGTTTTACCTTGAAAAAAGGTGTTGAAAATATCATGtagcgcgccctattttttgaagttttcagATTACAAAATTCGGAAAAATCCGTTACTCATTTTTTCACactttaacaaaagaaaatatcattctagattatataatccggaatgctccgagggtaattttgaaaaaaaaaaattgaacgcGCGAGGAAAGACGTAGGGttagaaaagtaatagtcataaAATAATGGGGACAAGAgggattataaaaaaaatggagtatATAAAGTGTCGTAGTATCCCCCTATAGTTTCGTCTCTTGTCAAGCTGCTGCTGCTGCGGCGCATCCTTCTGTGCAGACTCTGTCAGTCAGTGAGTGACTGAAAATGAATCCTCTTCCCGACAATCCAAACCAACAAAATGCTGACAAATCCAATCCCTCTTCCCCACTCTCCACTGCCACCTGCCTAACACGCCCTGAGGTGCTGACGCGTCGTCTTAACAACTTCCGTCGTCTGTCCAACATCTACAAAGATGAGTACTGGCACCTCATGGCCGAACTAAGGAACGCTCACAGTGAGTATGTAGCCATTGGCCTTAATCCTTTCCAGGATGAGGTGGAGGAGCCTCAGCCTCAGCCTGAACCTGCTGTATGTGCCTTCGAAGGCTGCCAAACCAGGCCAATGCCTTTAACCCCATTTTGCTTTGCTCACATTCTCTCTGATCCGAGACAGGTGCTGTATAAGCCTTGCGAGTTCGTCATCGCCAggtatatttctttctttcttttatattattattatttttatgcgcttctttaaatttcattaaacTAAATCTGCTCGTTAATCATAACATAACAGTTAATAATGAAAACATTCATATCATCATTATATTTGATTGGATGCACTGTTTATTATTACTACACTGAATATTGGATCCACCGTTTATTTCCTATTTATGTTggtcattatatatatatgaaaatctTATGGATCCATAGCATACTTTTTTGCTTCATTTTTTCGCATCAACAATTGTGCAATACTTGTTTACGCAATTAGCTTTTATAATCATTGGCTGTTTCTGATGGAAATGTTTGAAAGATTTGTGTTTATTTTGCTTATTTTACTAATGACATGGACCCCGTCCGTAGAGTAGACCCTAAAGTGTCTTTTATAATCATCGGCATGCTGATTTGCACATCAAAATAAGCTGGTTACATATTTTGTTTGTGTCTGATGCCTAAAGGCATGTGTGTTAGCCTTTACTTGCTTTTGCATTATTTTCTTTAGGTTTATGCATCACTTACTGTGTTTCACATCTAGAAAGAATACTGATTTTTCTTATACCATTGCTTGTAACATAACACGCTCTTTTGTTTGCAGTGCACAGGCTGGACATGCTGGTTCTGTAACATGCAGGAAACCGATATTGAGTACCAGGGTTCCAGCGTACTGCGATGTCCACATGCAATTGGGTCAGATGCATCTCACTAGGGCCTTGCAGGGGGCGGGTCTGAACATTTTCTCCGCAAGCCAAGTTCAACCTCAACTCCATCACTTAATTGCTGAATTTGTTCGTCAAATTCAGGCAAAAAGAAGAAAGGTAcggacggaagagaaatgtaagAGTGTGGTTAAGAAGGAAGATGGTACAGCTGAGGGCTGAGGAAGGGAGATACAGACATAAACAATAATACTTGTtttgattttagaaaataaattgaaatgatTGAATAAAAACTGGCTGGGTTTAATAAAATTGGTGAATTCACCAATTTTCATATTATGAGTTTGGTTTACTTTTGTGGTAATGTGAAGTGCATTGGCTTGCTTTATGTTGAGATTCAGTAATTTGAATTGCACAATTTATCTATCTGTCTATCATTTTCAGCGGCTTACAATTACACAATGGAATGTGTACTATAGTAACTAGCTTAATAAAAAGAACCAGTTTCGTAGTACAAATGAGAAATAATCTATCTGTCCTCTAGATTTTAAAAGCgattcaaacaaaaaacatcCACAAGCCGGATCCAAAACTTCAAAATGTTAGCAATCAACAATATTCCATGAACTTGAACTTTGTGCAATCCAAAGTAATCATCAATCAATCCTACTCACTCAATAGGAacaatttgtttgatttgaggAAAAGATATTTTCAACCTCTGACTGACTGACGGAGGATTCCAGTTGGGTCTGGAGTATATATTAATTGACACAAGTTAGCATTcaaattcacacacacacacacacaaactcATAGGATTAGATTAATttgttttggaagaaaaaatatataggcGCAGCAGTTAGGTTAGGTTAGTTACCTCGGCAAATAGAAATGGAATAGAAGCTTGGGTAGCTCTGAATCTGATCACCACTGTATAATAATGAACAATCAAAGCCATGAATAATGTTTGGATTTGGAATTCATTGCGGCCAAATctcaaataaatcataaaagtttattagatgaattaataataataataataataataatatgaacatGGAATTTAATTGATGCTAGGGTACGAAGCTAGGTAGGTAGCTTAATTCAAATTACCTACCTACCTGAAGgtaaacaacagaacaacaccCTTTTATGTTCTGTATGTCTCTCCGACTCCCAATGCATCAATATCGATAGTTAGCTAGCTGCATAGTTTAACAGTACACGCAACAGCCTGTGCCCAATATTTCAATCTTGCTTTAACATCTTCAGGATGATCACCTGGACTTGAGATCTTCCAATCAGGAGAACAAGTACTGTTTGACATTGAATAACACAACTCAAGTGCTGGGAGTGTGTTACATAGTTCAGGTATCTCATCATAACTGAACCCAAAACCAAGATCTAAACATCCCTTCAACTCATCAAGATCCTCATCTGTTAGGCTTTTCGTCCTACAAATATCTTCATCAACATACCCTTCCAACAACACTACTCCTTTCTTATTGTTATTCTTCATCTTCCCACTTCCACTTCTTCCAACACCTtccatttttcttctcttctcttttctcctCTCTCCAGCTCCACCgctatttattatttatgcatCGATCTCATGTCTATCTACCATGCCATGTATGTATGTTTATGTGGTTCGTTAGTTTTATGCTGTCTTTTTCTCATCAATCAATGACAATAATTTtgtcttgtcttttttttttttttgaataaaataataattttattttatgtggtCTGAATGCATTACTCATCACTGACAGACAGCTGTAAATTGATTTCTGTCACTGtccttcttttgtttttactagATCTTATATGGATTTCGATTACTAAAATTATTGTAAATTCCATTCTATATCTTTTATGCAACACTATACTATACGTATACAACTTCGATTTCAATTATTTCAAAGATACTActttataaaatatgatatgCTCTATTATAAAAGTATATAttgaattcatttattttagattttttttttatctaaagtGATCGTTAATGATAGGTCAAGTTTCAACAACGTTCCGTCAAATTGAATGTTAAAGGATGATACTTGCAAATGCTCCTTTAACTCAATAAGAAAGGAAAGAGTAATAGGTTTTTGGTGCCTTAAAATGCCTGAATGATGGTGTGTTTATGAGCACTAAAGAGTAGTTGTTGGAGAATGATGGAGGAATTGTTACATACAACGTCTATTAGTGTCTAGATCCGGTGGTTGTTGGAAGGTATTGCTAGTCGTTGAGACGTTACAAGTTTAAGATGATTCGAGGTTGGATAAATGGttatgatgaattgaatttttatgaaatggATC is from Medicago truncatula cultivar Jemalong A17 chromosome 1, MtrunA17r5.0-ANR, whole genome shotgun sequence and encodes:
- the LOC11425450 gene encoding uncharacterized protein, with the protein product MNPLPDNPNQQNADKSNPSSPLSTATCLTRPEVLTRRLNNFRRLSNIYKDEYWHLMAELRNAHSEYVAIGLNPFQDEVEEPQPQPEPAVCAFEGCQTRPMPLTPFCFAHILSDPRQVLYKPCEFVIASAQAGHAGSVTCRKPILSTRVPAYCDVHMQLGQMHLTRALQGAGLNIFSASQVQPQLHHLIAEFVRQIQAKRRKVRTEEKCKSVVKKEDGTAEG
- the LOC11421945 gene encoding uncharacterized protein, which codes for MEGVGRSGSGKMKNNNKKGVVLLEGYVDEDICRTKSLTDEDLDELKGCLDLGFGFSYDEIPELCNTLPALELCYSMSNSTCSPDWKISSPGDHPEDVKARLKYWAQAVACTVKLCS